A single genomic interval of Nocardioides nitrophenolicus harbors:
- a CDS encoding MFS transporter produces the protein MSSTAASLHSPATNAIRWSRRTWGLLITLCVVLFLDGLDVSMIGVALPSIGAELDLTTSSLQWLISGYVLGYGGLLLVGGRTADLLGRRRVFLIALAVFAAASLLGGLVSSGPLLIATRFIKGLAAAFTAPTGLSIITTNFAEGPARNKALSIYTVFGAGGYSSGLLFGGLMTGVGWRWTFLLPVPIALLALAAAWVLVPRDEPVDEGGHDLLGALSSGAAMLLLVYTVVSAPEVGWASARTVVSFVGVAVLLAAFLTIERRIAHPLVRLGILRKATLVRASLAIVAVGGSYFSWQFIVTLFLQDGLGWTPLELALALLPIGLMVALSAVFSDKLVDRFGTGPIIAVTLAVMAVGYLLFTIGLDTTPSYLGMLLPTLILIGIGWVGFPAINIQATSGIDDDEQGLAAGVLQTSMQVGAAIVLAVTTAIIASNAGSATSPAAVLDGFRPGLVFATAVSVAGALVAIGGLVLERRAAGRGRDDEGAAEVETELAGAA, from the coding sequence ATGTCCTCGACAGCCGCCTCCCTCCACTCCCCCGCGACCAACGCGATCCGCTGGTCGCGGCGCACCTGGGGCCTGCTCATCACCCTGTGCGTGGTCCTCTTCCTCGACGGCCTCGACGTCTCGATGATCGGCGTCGCCCTTCCGTCGATCGGCGCCGAGCTCGACCTGACCACCTCGTCGCTGCAGTGGCTGATCAGCGGCTACGTCCTCGGGTACGGCGGACTGCTGCTCGTCGGCGGCCGCACCGCCGACCTGCTCGGCCGGCGCCGCGTCTTCCTCATCGCCCTCGCCGTCTTCGCCGCCGCGTCCCTGCTCGGCGGGCTGGTCAGCTCCGGCCCGCTGCTCATCGCGACCCGGTTCATCAAGGGTCTCGCCGCCGCGTTCACCGCGCCGACCGGCCTGTCCATCATCACGACGAACTTCGCCGAGGGCCCGGCCCGCAACAAGGCGCTGTCGATCTACACCGTCTTCGGCGCCGGCGGCTACTCCTCGGGCCTGCTGTTCGGCGGCCTGATGACCGGCGTCGGCTGGCGCTGGACCTTCCTGCTGCCCGTGCCGATCGCGCTGCTCGCCCTGGCCGCCGCCTGGGTGCTGGTGCCCCGCGACGAGCCGGTCGACGAGGGTGGGCACGACCTGCTCGGCGCGCTCAGCTCCGGCGCCGCGATGCTGCTGCTCGTCTACACGGTGGTCTCCGCCCCCGAGGTCGGCTGGGCCTCGGCCCGGACCGTGGTCTCCTTCGTCGGGGTGGCCGTGCTGCTCGCCGCCTTCCTGACGATCGAGCGCCGGATCGCCCACCCGCTGGTGCGGCTGGGCATCCTGCGCAAGGCGACCCTGGTCCGGGCCAGCCTGGCGATCGTCGCGGTCGGCGGGTCGTACTTCAGCTGGCAGTTCATCGTCACGCTGTTCCTGCAGGACGGCCTCGGCTGGACGCCGCTCGAGCTCGCGCTCGCGCTGCTCCCGATCGGCCTGATGGTCGCCCTGTCGGCGGTCTTCTCCGACAAGCTCGTCGACCGCTTCGGCACCGGACCGATCATCGCGGTGACCCTGGCCGTGATGGCGGTGGGCTACCTGCTCTTCACGATCGGGCTCGACACCACGCCGTCGTACCTCGGCATGCTGCTGCCCACCTTGATCCTGATCGGCATCGGCTGGGTGGGCTTCCCCGCCATCAACATCCAGGCCACGAGCGGGATCGACGACGACGAGCAGGGCCTCGCCGCCGGCGTGCTGCAGACATCGATGCAGGTCGGCGCGGCCATCGTCCTCGCCGTCACGACCGCGATCATCGCGTCGAACGCCGGGTCCGCGACGTCGCCGGCCGCGGTGCTCGACGGGTTCCGGCCCGGGCTGGTGTTCGCCACCGCGGTCAGTGTCGCGGGCGCGCTCGTCGCGATCGGCGGCCTGGTGCTCGAGCGGCGCGCAGCCGGTCGGGGGCGGGACGACGAGGGGGCCGCCGAGGTCGAGACGGAGCTCGCCGGCGCGGCCTGA
- a CDS encoding SigE family RNA polymerase sigma factor produces the protein MRPKARDAAFEEFVRRRRSHLLGTAVVLTAGDHHLAEDLVQGVLVRLYLAWGRASRRGGVDAYARRALVNALIDHRRRPSVARETVTDAVPDRAVVPTAPTVLATEAVDAELLAALKALPERMRAAVVLRHVADLSVEDVADALGCSPGTVKSQTARGLAKLRELLPQAESIPAAPYEGEPS, from the coding sequence ATGAGACCGAAGGCCCGCGACGCCGCGTTCGAGGAGTTCGTACGCCGCCGGCGCTCCCACCTGCTCGGCACCGCCGTGGTGCTGACCGCCGGTGACCACCATCTCGCCGAGGACCTGGTCCAGGGCGTGCTGGTGCGGCTGTACCTCGCCTGGGGCCGGGCCAGCCGGCGCGGCGGGGTCGACGCCTACGCCCGGCGGGCGCTGGTCAACGCCCTCATCGACCACCGTCGGCGTCCCTCGGTGGCGCGGGAGACGGTGACCGACGCCGTCCCGGACCGTGCGGTCGTGCCGACCGCGCCCACGGTGCTGGCGACGGAGGCGGTCGACGCCGAGCTGCTCGCCGCGCTGAAGGCGCTGCCGGAGCGGATGCGGGCGGCGGTCGTGCTGCGGCACGTCGCCGACCTGAGCGTGGAGGACGTCGCGGACGCGCTCGGCTGCAGCCCGGGCACGGTCAAGAGCCAGACGGCTCGCGGTCTCGCCAAGCTGCGGGAGCTCCTCCCGCAGGCCGAGTCGATCCCGGCCGCCCCCTACGAAGGAGAACCGTCATGA
- the ppnP gene encoding pyrimidine/purine nucleoside phosphorylase — translation MTTEHPTYENVTLDPRANVYFDGACVSHTFHLADGTRKSAGVIFPASLTFGTAAPEVMELNAGRCRIRLAGAEEWQEYGAGESFSVPGDSSFDIEVTETLGYVCHYG, via the coding sequence GTGACCACTGAGCACCCGACGTACGAGAACGTCACCCTCGACCCGCGGGCCAACGTCTACTTCGACGGCGCCTGCGTCAGCCACACCTTCCACCTCGCCGACGGCACCCGGAAGTCGGCCGGCGTGATCTTCCCGGCCAGCCTGACCTTCGGCACCGCCGCGCCCGAGGTGATGGAGCTCAACGCCGGCCGGTGCCGGATCCGGCTCGCCGGCGCGGAGGAGTGGCAGGAGTACGGCGCGGGCGAGTCGTTCAGCGTGCCGGGCGACTCGTCGTTCGACATCGAGGTCACCGAGACGCTGGGGTACGTCTGCCACTACGGCTGA
- a CDS encoding DNA-3-methyladenine glycosylase produces the protein MSAADRADVVRRARALLGRTIVGHGVSVRITEVEAYGGREDPASHAFTRTPRSEIMYGPAYRLYVYRSYGIHLCANVVTGPTEIGAAVLLRAGRVVEGVELARFRRGETPPERDDNLARGPGNLAQALGITLDDLGTDLLAAHDGGDFTGVRLGPETRAARGINSGPRVGVSKAADVPWRFWLDGDPTVSAYKRSPRAPKAADPTTLRP, from the coding sequence GTGAGTGCAGCCGACCGAGCCGACGTCGTCCGCCGGGCCCGGGCGCTGCTCGGCCGGACCATCGTCGGCCACGGCGTGAGCGTGCGGATCACGGAGGTGGAGGCCTACGGTGGCCGCGAGGACCCGGCGTCGCACGCGTTCACCCGGACGCCCCGCTCGGAGATCATGTACGGCCCGGCCTACCGGCTCTACGTCTACCGCTCCTACGGCATCCACCTGTGCGCGAACGTCGTCACCGGCCCCACCGAGATCGGGGCGGCGGTGCTGCTGCGCGCGGGGCGGGTCGTCGAGGGCGTCGAGCTGGCCCGCTTCCGGCGAGGGGAGACCCCGCCGGAGCGCGACGACAACCTGGCGCGCGGTCCGGGGAATCTCGCCCAGGCGCTCGGCATCACCCTCGACGACCTCGGCACCGACCTGCTCGCCGCGCACGACGGTGGCGACTTCACCGGCGTCCGCCTGGGTCCCGAGACCCGGGCGGCGCGCGGGATCAACAGCGGTCCGCGGGTCGGGGTGTCCAAGGCGGCGGACGTGCCGTGGCGGTTCTGGCTCGACGGCGACCCGACTGTGTCGGCGTACAAGCGAAGCCCCCGGGCGCCGAAGGCGGCCGACCCCACTACGCTCCGGCCGTGA
- a CDS encoding (deoxy)nucleoside triphosphate pyrophosphohydrolase: MEIEVVGAVIVQDGLVLCARRGPGGDAGGSWEFPGGKVEPGETPAAALAREIREELGCVVEVGGPVTTTRHVGSSVVVVLSTYWCRVLSGSPAPVEHAAIRWLRPDRLDELDWAPADLPAVELVGRSLA, from the coding sequence GTGGAGATCGAGGTCGTCGGCGCCGTTATCGTCCAGGACGGCCTGGTCCTGTGCGCCCGGCGCGGGCCCGGCGGCGATGCCGGCGGGAGCTGGGAGTTCCCCGGCGGCAAGGTCGAGCCCGGCGAGACTCCGGCCGCCGCCCTGGCTCGGGAGATCCGCGAGGAGCTCGGCTGCGTCGTCGAGGTCGGCGGCCCGGTGACCACGACGCGACACGTCGGGTCCTCCGTCGTGGTGGTGCTGTCGACGTACTGGTGCCGGGTGCTGTCCGGCAGCCCCGCGCCGGTCGAGCACGCCGCCATCCGGTGGCTGCGCCCCGATCGGCTCGACGAGCTCGACTGGGCGCCCGCCGACCTGCCCGCGGTCGAGCTGGTCGGCCGAAGCCTGGCCTGA
- a CDS encoding M36 family metallopeptidase, with amino-acid sequence MKLRPAAAVLTVILPLAALAAPAGAKPAPGITTGSGLVFEVNPVQSSGDESLVDAKDSASAVPASEYARVPLRNLDGSGYLRGRWVSVESATGKPAYAADGVFDYNRQDDQFEQVMAYFWVNQAQEYLQSLGFGSTLRPVVKQPFSVKIDQYGGDNSYQTDKPYRIRLGKGGVDDAEDAEVIVHEYGHAVHASQVPGYGTSLDAGSIGEAWGDYLAVSVGLDAAAQYDWPVRAPEACVMDWDSTAYTAGPVHCLRRLDTDLTVADRKGEVHYDGQIWSGALWDARAGYASLGLTSRAFDTTVIDAQFDFAADTSFDAAATAVYDEALTRDGAAAAGVIEDAFAARGISVAH; translated from the coding sequence GTGAAACTTCGCCCGGCCGCCGCCGTCCTCACCGTCATCCTTCCTCTCGCCGCCCTGGCTGCCCCGGCCGGCGCGAAACCCGCTCCCGGCATCACCACCGGCAGCGGGCTGGTCTTCGAGGTCAACCCCGTGCAGTCCAGTGGCGACGAGTCGCTCGTCGACGCCAAGGACTCGGCCAGTGCCGTGCCCGCTAGCGAGTACGCGCGGGTGCCGCTGCGGAACCTGGACGGCTCCGGCTACCTGCGTGGCCGCTGGGTCAGCGTCGAGTCGGCGACCGGCAAACCGGCGTACGCCGCCGACGGCGTCTTCGACTACAACCGCCAGGACGACCAGTTCGAGCAGGTCATGGCCTACTTCTGGGTGAACCAGGCGCAGGAGTACCTCCAGTCGCTCGGCTTCGGCTCCACGCTGCGCCCGGTCGTCAAGCAGCCGTTCAGCGTCAAGATCGACCAGTACGGCGGCGACAACAGCTACCAGACCGACAAGCCGTACCGGATCCGCCTGGGCAAGGGCGGAGTGGACGACGCCGAGGACGCGGAGGTGATCGTGCACGAGTACGGGCACGCGGTGCACGCCTCCCAGGTGCCGGGCTACGGCACCTCGCTCGACGCCGGGTCGATCGGCGAGGCCTGGGGTGACTACCTCGCCGTGTCGGTGGGGCTGGACGCGGCCGCGCAGTACGACTGGCCGGTGCGGGCGCCCGAGGCGTGCGTCATGGACTGGGACTCCACGGCCTACACCGCCGGTCCGGTGCACTGCCTGCGCCGCCTCGACACCGACCTGACCGTCGCCGACCGCAAGGGCGAGGTGCACTACGACGGCCAGATCTGGAGCGGCGCCCTCTGGGACGCCCGCGCGGGCTACGCGTCGCTCGGCCTGACCTCACGCGCCTTCGACACCACGGTCATCGACGCCCAGTTCGACTTCGCCGCGGACACCTCGTTCGACGCGGCCGCTACGGCGGTCTACGACGAGGCGCTCACCCGCGACGGCGCCGCGGCCGCGGGTGTCATCGAGGACGCCTTCGCCGCCCGCGGCATCAGCGTCGCGCACTGA
- a CDS encoding vitamin B12-dependent ribonucleotide reductase, whose translation MTETARSQTPSETASYPTNGLKIQRVFSTEGVHPYDEITWERRDVVQTNWKTGETVFEQLGVEFPDFWSLNASTIVTTKYFRGAVGTPERERGLKQLIDRVVSTYVKAGKEHGYFASAADAEVFEHELTWLLAHQYFSFNSPVWFNVGTTAPQQVSACFILSVDDSMDSILNWYKEEGFIFKGGSGAGLNLSRIRSSKELLSSGGTASGPVSFMRGADASAGTIKSGGATRRAAKMVVLDVDHPDIEEFVETKWREEDKIRALRDAGYDMDLGGKDITSVQYQNANNSVRVNDEFMRAVENGGEFGLRSRMTGEVIETVDARALFRKISEAAWACADPGLQYDDTINDWHTNPETGRITASNPCSEYMSLDNSSCNLASLNLLKFLRDDDTFDAPLFAKAVELIITAMDISICFADFPTEPIGETTRNYRQLGIGYANLGALLMAMGLGYDSEGGRAMAATVTSLMTGTSYRRSAELAAIVGPYNGYARNAEAHQRVMRKHQAANDDVRTLHIADAEVHKLATEEWAKVVELGKTNGYRNAQASVLAPTGTIGFMMDCDTTGIEPDFSLVKFKKLVGGGSLQIVNQTIPRALKKLGYDEEKIEAIVAYIGEHGHVVDAPGLKPEHYEIFDTAMGERSLKPMGHVLMMAACQPFLSGAISKTVNLPESASIEDIEQIYLESWKLGLKATAIYRDNCKVGQPLADGGGKAKKDAADAADADAKVVEKVVEKVVYAPTRKRLPKSRQARTTSFTVAGAEGYMTSGAHDDNTLGEIFLKLGKQGSTLAGVMDAFSIAVSIGLQYGVPLETYVSKFTNLRFEPAGLTDDPDVRMAQSIMDYVFRRLALDYLSFEERSALGIYSADERQRHLETGSYEPVEETGNASELVETAPAAKSAPVEAEVVETVEEDPLAGAPEVKVAKTTAELLEQITGHAVDSPLCMTCGTKMRPAGSCYVCEGCGSTSGCS comes from the coding sequence ATGACCGAGACGGCCCGCAGCCAGACGCCCAGCGAGACGGCCAGCTACCCCACGAACGGACTGAAGATCCAGCGGGTCTTCAGCACCGAGGGGGTGCACCCGTACGACGAGATCACCTGGGAGCGGCGCGACGTCGTCCAGACCAACTGGAAGACCGGCGAGACCGTCTTCGAGCAGCTCGGGGTCGAGTTCCCCGACTTCTGGTCGCTCAACGCCTCCACCATCGTCACCACCAAGTACTTCCGTGGCGCCGTCGGCACGCCCGAGCGGGAGCGTGGCCTCAAGCAGCTCATCGACCGGGTGGTGTCGACCTACGTCAAGGCGGGCAAGGAGCACGGCTACTTCGCGAGCGCGGCGGACGCGGAGGTCTTCGAGCACGAGCTGACCTGGCTGCTCGCCCACCAGTACTTCTCCTTCAACTCCCCGGTCTGGTTCAACGTCGGCACCACCGCTCCCCAGCAGGTCTCGGCGTGCTTCATCCTCTCGGTTGACGACTCGATGGACTCGATCCTCAACTGGTACAAGGAGGAGGGCTTCATCTTCAAGGGCGGCTCCGGCGCCGGTCTGAACCTCTCCCGGATCCGCTCCTCCAAGGAGCTCCTCAGCAGCGGCGGCACCGCCTCCGGCCCGGTCTCCTTCATGCGCGGAGCCGACGCCTCGGCCGGCACGATCAAGTCGGGTGGCGCCACGCGCCGTGCGGCCAAGATGGTCGTCCTCGACGTCGACCACCCCGACATCGAGGAGTTCGTCGAGACCAAGTGGCGCGAGGAGGACAAGATCCGCGCGCTGCGCGACGCCGGCTACGACATGGACCTCGGCGGCAAGGACATCACGTCGGTCCAGTACCAGAACGCCAACAACTCGGTGCGGGTCAACGACGAGTTCATGCGCGCCGTCGAGAACGGCGGCGAGTTCGGCCTGCGCTCCCGGATGACCGGCGAGGTCATCGAGACCGTCGACGCCCGCGCCCTGTTCCGCAAGATCAGCGAGGCCGCGTGGGCCTGCGCCGACCCGGGCCTGCAGTACGACGACACGATCAACGACTGGCACACCAACCCCGAGACCGGCCGGATCACCGCGTCCAACCCGTGCTCGGAGTACATGTCGCTCGACAACTCCTCGTGCAACCTGGCCTCGCTCAACCTGCTCAAGTTCCTGCGCGACGACGACACCTTCGACGCGCCGCTGTTCGCCAAGGCCGTCGAGCTGATCATCACCGCGATGGACATCTCGATCTGCTTCGCCGACTTCCCGACCGAGCCGATCGGCGAGACCACCCGCAACTACCGCCAGCTCGGCATCGGCTACGCCAACCTCGGCGCGCTGCTCATGGCGATGGGCCTCGGCTACGACTCCGAGGGTGGCCGGGCGATGGCCGCCACCGTCACCTCGCTGATGACCGGCACGTCGTACCGCCGCTCGGCCGAGCTCGCCGCGATCGTGGGCCCCTACAACGGCTACGCCCGCAACGCCGAGGCCCACCAGCGGGTGATGCGCAAGCACCAGGCGGCCAACGACGACGTGCGCACCCTGCACATCGCCGACGCCGAGGTCCACAAGCTGGCCACCGAGGAGTGGGCCAAGGTCGTCGAGCTCGGCAAGACCAACGGCTACCGCAACGCCCAGGCCTCGGTCCTCGCGCCGACCGGCACCATCGGCTTCATGATGGACTGCGACACCACCGGCATCGAGCCCGACTTCTCCCTGGTGAAGTTCAAGAAGCTCGTCGGCGGCGGCTCGCTGCAGATCGTCAACCAGACCATCCCGCGGGCGCTGAAGAAGCTCGGCTACGACGAGGAGAAGATCGAGGCGATCGTCGCCTACATCGGCGAGCACGGTCACGTCGTCGACGCCCCCGGCCTCAAGCCGGAGCACTACGAGATCTTCGACACCGCCATGGGCGAGCGCTCGCTCAAGCCGATGGGCCACGTGCTGATGATGGCGGCCTGCCAGCCGTTCCTGTCCGGCGCCATCTCCAAGACGGTCAACCTGCCCGAGTCCGCCTCGATCGAGGACATCGAGCAGATCTACCTCGAGTCCTGGAAGCTCGGCCTCAAGGCCACCGCGATCTACCGCGACAACTGCAAGGTCGGCCAGCCGCTGGCCGACGGTGGCGGCAAGGCCAAGAAGGACGCCGCCGACGCGGCCGACGCGGACGCCAAGGTCGTCGAGAAGGTCGTCGAGAAGGTCGTCTACGCGCCGACCCGCAAGCGCCTGCCGAAGTCGCGCCAGGCCCGGACCACGTCCTTCACCGTCGCCGGAGCCGAGGGCTACATGACCTCGGGTGCCCACGACGACAACACCCTTGGCGAGATCTTCCTCAAGCTCGGCAAGCAGGGCTCGACCCTGGCCGGCGTGATGGACGCGTTCTCGATCGCGGTCTCGATCGGTCTCCAGTACGGCGTCCCGCTCGAGACCTACGTCTCGAAGTTCACCAACCTGCGCTTCGAGCCCGCCGGACTCACCGACGACCCGGACGTGCGGATGGCGCAGTCGATCATGGACTACGTCTTCCGTCGCCTGGCCCTCGACTACCTCTCCTTCGAGGAGCGCTCCGCCCTCGGCATCTACTCCGCCGACGAGCGCCAGCGCCACCTCGAGACCGGCTCGTACGAGCCCGTCGAGGAGACCGGCAACGCCTCCGAGCTGGTCGAGACCGCGCCCGCCGCCAAGTCCGCCCCGGTGGAGGCCGAGGTCGTCGAGACCGTCGAGGAGGACCCGCTCGCCGGTGCCCCCGAGGTCAAGGTCGCCAAGACCACTGCCGAGTTGCTCGAGCAGATCACCGGTCACGCCGTCGACTCGCCGCTGTGCATGACCTGCGGCACCAAGATGCGCCCCGCCGGCTCCTGCTACGTGTGCGAGGGCTGCGGCAGCACCTCCGGCTGCAGCTGA
- the nrdR gene encoding transcriptional regulator NrdR, with protein MHCPYCKHHDTKVLDSRVSDDGCSIRRRRVCQSPSCEKRFTTVEAMQLTVLKRSGATEPFTREKAVAGVRKACKGRPVDEDDLARLGQEVEDQLRLAGSPEIAAHEVGLAILSPLRRLDEVAYLRFASVYRGFDSAADFENEISLMRAERQLQSEGAQPAATG; from the coding sequence ATGCACTGTCCGTACTGCAAGCACCACGACACCAAGGTCCTCGACTCCCGCGTCTCCGACGACGGCTGCTCGATCCGGCGTCGCCGGGTCTGCCAGTCGCCGAGCTGTGAGAAGCGGTTCACGACCGTCGAGGCCATGCAGCTGACCGTGCTCAAGCGCTCCGGCGCGACCGAGCCGTTCACCCGCGAGAAGGCCGTCGCCGGTGTCCGCAAGGCCTGCAAGGGTCGCCCGGTGGACGAGGACGACCTGGCCCGGCTGGGCCAGGAGGTCGAGGACCAGCTCCGGCTGGCCGGCAGCCCCGAGATCGCGGCCCACGAGGTGGGCCTGGCGATCCTCTCGCCGCTGCGCCGTCTCGACGAGGTCGCCTACCTCCGCTTCGCCTCCGTCTACCGCGGCTTCGACTCGGCCGCCGACTTCGAGAACGAGATCTCCCTGATGCGGGCCGAGCGCCAGCTCCAGTCCGAGGGAGCCCAGCCCGCCGCGACGGGCTGA
- a CDS encoding LysM peptidoglycan-binding domain-containing protein, whose translation MSTLTVAPRVTQVRRSATAARPVAARPAPRGQVRLTRRGRAVVFLLALVAVTLAAVWLAAGSAATRDGGGAPQVQLVTVGPGDTLWDIASDAAATSGDDVRDMMQTIQQLNTLDGSVVYVGQELRVPTH comes from the coding sequence ATGAGCACCCTCACCGTCGCACCCCGTGTCACCCAGGTCCGCCGCTCGGCGACCGCCGCCCGCCCCGTCGCCGCTCGCCCCGCTCCGCGGGGCCAGGTCCGGCTGACCCGGCGCGGCCGTGCGGTCGTGTTCCTGCTGGCCCTGGTCGCCGTCACCCTGGCCGCGGTCTGGCTCGCCGCCGGCTCCGCCGCCACCCGCGACGGCGGCGGCGCGCCGCAGGTCCAGCTGGTGACGGTCGGTCCGGGCGACACGCTGTGGGACATCGCCAGCGACGCGGCCGCCACCTCGGGCGACGACGTGCGCGACATGATGCAGACGATCCAGCAGCTCAACACCCTCGACGGCAGCGTGGTCTACGTCGGCCAGGAGCTGCGCGTCCCGACGCACTGA
- the lexA gene encoding transcriptional repressor LexA translates to MAERKGTERKDGGPASSVTELPDGPADATGLTPRQQRVLAHIKDSIEKRGYPPSMREIGQAVGLTSTSSVAHQLRTLEEKGYLKRDPNRPRALEVFLPEVMAARRAMGAAEETTYDETGIGDAAPAPANVPVVGRIAAGGPILAEERVEDVFPLPRQLVGDGQLFLLEVSGESMIEAAICDGDYVVIRQQPTAENGEIVAAMIDGEATVKTFQRKAGQVWLLPHNPAFEPIDGTNATILGKVTAVLRRV, encoded by the coding sequence ATGGCTGAGCGCAAGGGCACTGAGCGCAAGGACGGCGGGCCGGCCAGCAGCGTCACCGAGCTGCCCGACGGCCCCGCCGACGCGACCGGGCTGACCCCGCGCCAGCAGCGGGTCCTGGCCCACATCAAGGACAGCATCGAGAAGCGGGGCTACCCGCCCAGCATGCGCGAGATCGGCCAGGCGGTCGGGCTCACCAGCACCTCCAGCGTCGCCCACCAGCTGCGCACCCTCGAGGAGAAGGGCTACCTCAAGCGCGACCCCAACCGGCCCCGCGCGCTCGAGGTGTTCCTGCCCGAGGTGATGGCGGCGCGCCGAGCGATGGGCGCCGCCGAGGAGACGACGTACGACGAGACCGGGATCGGCGACGCCGCGCCGGCGCCCGCCAACGTCCCCGTCGTCGGCCGGATCGCGGCCGGTGGCCCGATCCTCGCCGAGGAGCGGGTCGAGGACGTCTTCCCGCTTCCGCGCCAGCTCGTCGGCGACGGCCAGCTGTTCCTGCTCGAGGTCAGCGGCGAGTCGATGATCGAGGCCGCGATCTGCGACGGCGACTACGTCGTCATCCGCCAGCAGCCCACGGCCGAGAACGGCGAGATCGTCGCCGCGATGATCGACGGCGAGGCGACGGTCAAGACCTTCCAGCGCAAGGCAGGTCAGGTCTGGCTGCTCCCCCACAACCCGGCGTTCGAGCCGATCGACGGCACGAACGCGACCATCCTCGGCAAGGTGACGGCGGTGCTCCGGCGGGTGTGA
- a CDS encoding MXAN_6640 family putative metalloprotease, giving the protein MPRRSHFPFIGLPLPLLLSALLAALLAVPFLGAAAQADDTVPAPPAGVAVPVDVDDTAQETAEQALATVQDIVETAPTGTPETGADLTMALRDLALTRDDLPAGLQDDAARLLARPGTGYRPPPGSGGIECTNGSGLPCYTAPEATPECGGNICVHYVASSSDASSQAWAQQVRSVMTNVASRYVAAGYRTPVGDGAVGQAAGGTGNGANVFDVYLADLGKRGLYGYCTTDQRVAGHVTAAAYCVLDNDYAEFGPVPGPIGNLQVTAAHEYFHAVQFAYDVNEDTWLLEATATWAEDEVYPDINDNRQYLKGGPLGQPAQPMDHRQGLAPYGAWIFFKYLSEHFPAANGPGGMPVVVRDIWDLAAGPANARQAINAALAARGTDLRTQFGWFAAANRRPAQNYAEGAAYPRAKLWRGAKLSTSRRSVSDSVELRHLASRTIRFKSKVRGKAHLRVHVNGPSRKKGGYVLVTIKKKGQVPLTKLVKINRKGDKTKRYQFGKKVQWVEITFANSGKKDATAKVSATVVR; this is encoded by the coding sequence ATGCCTCGTCGCAGCCACTTCCCCTTCATCGGGCTGCCCCTCCCCCTCCTGCTCAGCGCTCTGCTCGCGGCCCTGCTCGCCGTGCCCTTCCTGGGCGCCGCGGCGCAGGCCGACGACACCGTCCCCGCGCCCCCTGCCGGCGTCGCCGTGCCCGTCGACGTCGACGACACCGCCCAGGAGACCGCCGAGCAGGCGCTCGCGACGGTGCAGGACATCGTGGAGACGGCGCCGACGGGCACCCCCGAGACCGGTGCCGACCTGACCATGGCGCTGCGCGACCTCGCGCTGACCCGCGACGACCTGCCGGCCGGTCTGCAGGACGACGCCGCCCGGCTGCTCGCCCGCCCCGGCACCGGCTACCGGCCGCCGCCGGGCTCGGGTGGCATCGAGTGCACCAACGGCTCCGGGCTCCCCTGCTACACCGCGCCCGAGGCGACCCCCGAGTGCGGCGGCAACATCTGCGTCCACTACGTCGCGAGCTCGTCCGACGCCTCCTCCCAGGCCTGGGCGCAGCAGGTCCGGTCCGTCATGACGAACGTCGCGAGCCGCTACGTCGCCGCGGGCTACCGCACTCCCGTCGGCGACGGGGCCGTGGGCCAGGCCGCCGGCGGCACCGGCAACGGCGCCAACGTCTTCGACGTCTACCTCGCCGACCTCGGCAAGCGCGGCCTCTACGGCTACTGCACGACCGACCAGCGGGTCGCCGGCCACGTGACGGCGGCGGCGTACTGCGTCCTCGACAACGACTACGCCGAGTTCGGCCCGGTCCCCGGCCCGATCGGCAATCTCCAGGTGACCGCGGCCCACGAGTACTTCCACGCGGTGCAGTTCGCCTACGACGTCAACGAGGACACCTGGCTGCTCGAGGCCACGGCCACCTGGGCCGAGGACGAGGTCTACCCGGACATCAACGACAACCGCCAGTACCTCAAGGGCGGACCGCTCGGCCAGCCCGCGCAGCCGATGGACCACCGCCAGGGCCTCGCGCCGTACGGCGCCTGGATCTTCTTCAAGTACCTCAGCGAGCACTTCCCCGCCGCCAACGGCCCCGGCGGCATGCCGGTCGTGGTGCGCGACATCTGGGACCTGGCCGCCGGCCCCGCCAACGCGCGGCAGGCGATCAACGCCGCGCTGGCGGCGCGCGGCACCGACCTGCGCACCCAGTTCGGCTGGTTCGCGGCGGCCAACCGGCGCCCGGCGCAGAACTACGCCGAGGGTGCCGCCTACCCGCGCGCGAAGCTGTGGCGGGGCGCCAAGCTGTCGACGTCGCGCCGGTCGGTCTCCGACTCCGTCGAGCTGCGCCACCTCGCCTCGCGCACCATCCGGTTCAAGTCCAAGGTGCGCGGCAAGGCCCACCTGCGGGTGCACGTGAACGGCCCCTCCCGCAAGAAGGGCGGCTACGTCCTGGTCACCATCAAGAAGAAGGGCCAGGTGCCGCTCACCAAGCTGGTCAAGATCAACCGCAAGGGCGACAAGACCAAGCGCTACCAGTTCGGCAAGAAGGTGCAGTGGGTCGAGATCACCTTCGCCAACAGCGGCAAGAAGGACGCGACCGCGAAGGTCAGCGCGACGGTCGTCCGCTGA